CTCGCACCTACGCTGGGCAGTATCTTCCTCGCCTTCGGCAGCTGGCGCCTGATTTTCTGGGCGGGTGCCGTCGCCGCTGCCTTGCTGGCCGGGCTCTGGCTGACCGTCATGCCCGAGACACTCCCGCCCGAGCGGCGTTATGCCCTGCCGCCGGTCGAGATTCTGCGCCGTTATGTCAGTCTGGTGCGTGAGCCTGTGTTCATGTCCTCCGCCGCCCTGTCGAGCTTCAGCACTTTCGTGATGTTTGCCTATCTTTCCAATGCGCCGCTCCTGTTCGAGCATCTGCTTGGTTTTACGCCTCGCGCCTTTGCCATTTTCTTTGGCATCAATGCTGGCGGGTTCATTCTGGCAACGCAGATCAACGGACGTCTGTCGCATCGTTATGAATTCACGACGGTCATGCAGGCAGGGCTTGTGGCCTGCCTCGTGTCAGGGCTGATCCTGCTGGCAGTCAGTGCCAGTCATATCGTGGGGCAAAGCGACCCCTGGCCGCTTTGCGCGCTGATTATCACTACAACCTTCATGCTTGGCTTCATTGGTCCCAACGCCAACGTACTGGCGCTCACCCATCATGGGCATCAGGCGGGGGCGGCCTCGGCGTTGCTGGGTACGATGGCGTTCGCCATTGGCGGGTCGAGCGGTATCCTGATGGCACTGCTGCCGCCAACGCGGCTCAGCTCCACGGCGTTCGGTATGCTGGCTGGCATTACGGGCATGGTGCTGTGTAATTTCTGGCGTCGTGCTGCCGAAAAACGCCAGAAATCCGTCTGAGCTACAGGCCCCCCGCTTCGGGTCGGGAAGCGTATCAGGGGCGGAAATGCCCCTCACGCAAACGGGTCTCGATAGCTTCGAGCGTGGTGCCTTTCGTCTCGGGCACAAAGCGCAGGACGAACAGAAAAGCGAGGGCGTTGATGGCGCCGAAAAGCCAGAATGTGCCACTCCGCCCCAAATCATGAACCAGTGACAGGGTGAACAGCGAGACCAGCGTGTCAGACAGCCAGACCGTGGCGCTGGCGAGCCCCATAGCCTTGCTGCGTATGATCAGCGGAAAAACCTCGGAGGCAATCAGCCACACCGCAACCGAGAGCGAGCCGAAATTGAAGAAGATATAGGCCAGCAACGCAATAATGACGAGGACGAGCCGCGTTCCACCGAGGGGCGCGTGGTCAAGAAACAAGGCCCCAAGCCCGAACAGGGCGAGGGCAGCGAAAGGAAGCATGACCAGCAGCATGCGTCGTCGGCCGACGCGGTCGATCAGCATGATCCCCATGAGGGTGGTTATTGTCGATGTGACCCCCACGCCCACCGAGGTAAGAAGCGAGGCCGCATGGCCCAGCCCGGCCTCGGAAAGAATGATGGGCGCATAATAGACAATCACATTCGGGCCCGAAAGCTGTGACAGCGCAGCAAGCCCGATAGCAGCAATCAGCGCTGGGCGGAGCCAGCGTGCACGCAGGGCCGACCAGCCGGGTATGTCGGCGGATTTCGACTGTGCATCACGC
The sequence above is drawn from the Asaia bogorensis NBRC 16594 genome and encodes:
- a CDS encoding multidrug effflux MFS transporter encodes the protein MLTSSTQPAIRFSTGQIILLGLVSTIGPISTDMYLPAFPQLEQDLGQGPGSAQLTLAAWFIGLAIGQFCLGPLSDRFGRHKPMVVGLAIYVAATIALATTSSYWSFCLLRLVAALGGAITSVIPRAIVRDVATGHEAVRLMSQLTLVFGVGPILAPTLGSIFLAFGSWRLIFWAGAVAAALLAGLWLTVMPETLPPERRYALPPVEILRRYVSLVREPVFMSSAALSSFSTFVMFAYLSNAPLLFEHLLGFTPRAFAIFFGINAGGFILATQINGRLSHRYEFTTVMQAGLVACLVSGLILLAVSASHIVGQSDPWPLCALIITTTFMLGFIGPNANVLALTHHGHQAGAASALLGTMAFAIGGSSGILMALLPPTRLSSTAFGMLAGITGMVLCNFWRRAAEKRQKSV